From the Paenibacillus sp. MMS20-IR301 genome, the window TACACTCGCCTCCAGAACGTTTAGCTTCTTATCTGCCGATTCTTCAGAAGCAGCAGGAGTCTCCGCCGGCAAAAGTGTCACTGCCTCGGGCCGGAACCGCAGCTCGGCGCGTCCGCCGGCACTCCATTGGCTGCCAGGCCCGCATAACGTTCCGGACAGCAGCCCTGCAGAGCAGCGGATCACCGGATCTGCGGCGGTTCCGGCAGGCTCTCCCTGCAGGACATTAATGGCTCCCAGCAGGGAAGCCGCTTGCCGGCTTGCCGGCTTATGGTAGCAGGCATACGGCGTATCGAACTGGTCAATCGCCCCGCTGCGCATCAGCAGCAGCTTATCGGCCATCGCGAACGCCTCTTCGGGATCATGGGTGACGTGAAATACACTCATCTTCAGCCGGCGGAAAAGCACGGACATCTCCGTGCGCATCTCGACCCGCAGGCGCATGTCCAGATTGGAGAGCGGCTCATCCAGCAGCATCAGCCGCGGCTCGGTCACGAGCGCGCGGGCAATCGCCACACGCTGCTGCTGTCCTCCAGACAGCTGCGGCGGCAGGCGCCGTTCGAAGCCTTCCAGCTGCAGCAGCGCCAGCGCCCCGGCTACCTTGTCTTTAATCTGCTGCGCAGGCAGCCGCTTCTCCTTCAGGCCGTACGCCACATTGTCAAACACATTCATATGCGGCCATAACGCATAATCCTGGAATACCATATTAATGCCGCGTTTCTCCGGCGGCAGCATTTTCGAAGCCGTAGCAATACTCTTCCCGTGCAGCCGGATCTCGCCCCCGTCCGGACGGCTTAATCCGGCCACAAGCTGCAGCAAGGTTGATTTGCCGCAGCCGGACGGACCCAGCACGCTAATAATTTCGCCTTCCTGCATGGCAAGATTAAGGCTGCTTAAAGCCTGATAATCGCCATAGCTTTTCTGCAGATTACTGATCTCAAGCAGCGGAGTAACTCCCCCGGCCACAGCCTGTGACTCCCTCATGACTTGGCCCCCTTCCTCTTAAACAACGATTCGATCAGGATTAGAATTAAGACGATGATCCCCCCGCCGGTAACGGTTGCCGCGGACGCGTAGCCAAACCTCATATCCTCAAATGCATCATCAATGACAATCGGCAGCGTCACGAAATTCGGCGGAAACAGAATGGAATTAACCGCCAGATCAAACACACAGGAGCCGAACGCCGCCAGTGCGCCCGACACCAGCGCCCCGCGGATCAGCGGAAGCAGAATCCGTCTCATCCGGCTGATCAGGGAGGCCCCCTGCATCTGGGCGGCATCCAGCAGCTGCTCCGGAACCTTGGCCATCGAGCCGGTAATGACCCGGGTGATGACCGGAATCGCTCCGGCTATCGCTGCCAGCACAAGGATTGACGGCTTGCCGTAAAGTCTTAGTCCCAGCACTTCAAGCCATTTCTGATTCCAGACAAAAATATAGCCGATCCCCAGCACAACGCCGGGTACTGCAAACGAGATCAGCGTTGCGGCTTCAATCGCTTTTTTGAACCGGAAGCGGGAGTAGGACAGGATGAATGCGGCGCCCAGCCCGATGATCAGCCCGATTAATGAAGCAGCGGCGGCAATCGCCAGCGATCTGCCGATGCCCGGGAACAAATCTGCCCCGTGCCGGAACAGCTCGGCATAATGCTGCAGTGTCAGATTACCTCTGACCAGCCCGTCCGACTGCACCTGCAGGAGGGACATCACGATGCTTGAGCCGATCGGAATCCCGATTACAATAATGAGCAGCAGTGCAACTGCGCCGCTGAGCAACCAGTGATAGGAGCCTGCCGCAGCCGGAACCATCCGCTCAGCCCGCCCGGTCAAAATATCATAGCGGGATCTGCGCAGAATGTAGAACTGGGCCGCAATCGCCAGCAGGATAAGGAGAACCAGATACAGTGACAGCACCCCGGCCATGTCAAAGCGGATCGGTGAAGTATAAATTGCCGAATAAATCGAATACGGCAGTGTCGGAAAACGGTAGACGACCGCGATTGCTGAAGGCAAACCGAAGTCCCCGATGGTATCCATGAAGACCAGCAGTGCCCCTGAGCAGATGGATGGCAGCAGCAGCGGGGCTTCAATGCTCAGCCATACCCGTAAGGGGCGTGCCCCGCATAACCGCGCTGCCTGCGACAGCATCTCCATCTTCCATTCCATAGCTGCTCTTACCGTCAGATAAGCGAGGGGAAACTTGCTGAACGTCATGACAGCAATCAGCCCTGCCGGGGAGAAGACGGCGCCGCTGACCCATTTCCAGCCCAGCAGGGAAGCAACCAGGCCATTCCCGGCCGAGAACATGATCCAGCCCTGGGCCAGGATGAAGGAAGGCATAATGAACAAGATCCAGGCAGCCGCATCAAGTGCAGTAGCCCCTGCAAACTTCCAGCGTGAGCGGGCCACTGCCAGCACCGTCCCCAGGACGGTGCCCAGCAGTGTGGTTCCAAGGCCCAGCAGCAGTGAATTTTCTAATGATTTGCGCCAGAGCGGGCGGTTAAATACATCCAGCAGCAGCGACAAATCCCCGAAGTTCAGATTCCCGAAGAAAACTCCCGGCAGCAGCACCTGAATGATGACCGCCGCGAGCGGGCACAAGACGAGAACGGCAAGCAGGATGCTGACCATCCAGCCCAGCCGGTTAACATTCAGCGCTCTAAGCATGGCCGGTTATTGCACAGCCTGATCAGCGAACCACTGCTTGATCTCAGCCTCATGCCCGCTGGCCCAGGCGGCATCCGTAAAGTTCAGCTTGGCATCAGCAGCCCGGTCAGCCTTGGGATTGGCCCCTTCTGCCGAAGGCTCGAAGTAGCTCTCATCACCGCTGTCGATCAGCTCCTGCTGGACTTCAGGCTCCAGCAGGAAGCTCACGAACTGCTTGGCTGCATCCGCATGCTCCGTATCCTTTTGAATCGCTGCCACCCGGACAGATGCCGGTGCGCCATCTTCCGGCCAGACCAGCTCAACCGGCTCCCCGGCGTCCAGCATGGAATAAGCATTGGATTCCTGCAGTGCGGCAATCTCAATCTCACCGGAGGTCAGAGCCTGTACAACCTGGGGATTCTTCGGATAGACCCGCAGTCCCTGCTCCATCAGGCTGTTGAAATATTCCTTCCCGCCGTCAATCCCCTTGTCCTCGAAAAAGCTCGCCACAAACGGGTAGGCCGGTGCGGCAATGGCCGGGTCAGCCATACCCAGTCTGCCTTTGTAGGCAGCGTTCTTCAGATCTTCCCAGGAAGCCGGGATGTCTGTTCCGCTGATTTTGTCTTTATTGTAGACGATGATCCCTGCGGCATGCGCTCCTGTCGGATAATACGCCCCGTCTGCAGGAATCAGTGATTCATAGTTGTCTTTCAGCCCCGCCACATTGTCCGGGGTCCAGCCGGTCAGCAGCTGCTCCTTGGCATCCAGCCCGTAAATCGAAGGCATGGCATCAATCCACACAACATCCCACTGCGGATTGCCCTGCTCGGCTTCAATGCGCGACATAATCTCTGCACCGTTCCCGGAGACAATGTTCAGCTTAATTCCCGTCTTCTTCTCAAACATGTCACCGATGACAGCGTCGAAGTCATTCAGATACACCGTAAGGGTCTCAGTGCCAGCGCCAGTACCTGTGCCGGAGTTCGTACCTGCGTCTGCCGCTGCACTTGCAGTTGCCGCCGCCTGATTGCTCCCGTTCGCAGCAGCGTCCGCAGCGTTCTGATTTTGCCCCCCGCAGGCTGTCACTGCCAGTAAAGATAGTACACCTGCTGCAGCACCCGCTGTTTTGCGCCAATTCCGTTTCACGTTGATGAATCCCCCTTGAAATGTTTTTTTCGCCTTCGCGTTACTTCAAACTTTAACAATGTAATGTAAGAGCAACGTCAAACCGGGTGGTTACTTTTATTAAATATATCTATGTATATTGAATATTTAATAGATAACATCTATATTTTAGGCATAAGGGGAGTGAGTGTAATGAATCTGCAGCAGCTCAAAGTGTTCTTGGAGGTCATGCGCAGGGATACCCTGCAGGAGGCCGCTGACCAGTTGGAGCTTACCCAGCCTACGGTCAGCTTTCATCTGCGGAAGCTGGAGGAGAGTCTCGGCGTGCAATTGTTCCGCAAGCAGTCACGGAAGCTGATCCGCACAGAGGCAGCCGAGGAGCTGCTGCCCTATGCGCGCCGGGTTGCCTCCATGATGGAGGAGGCCGCTGAGCGGATGCGGGCCAGAAGCGGCGACGCCCACAGCCGGTTGAAGCTGGGAGCCAGCTACACCCCGGCCACCTATTTCCTGCCGCCGTTCCTGGCGGACTATAAGCGGGGGCATCCGGATACCGATTTATTACTGACTGTGAAAAAAGCCGACACCATCCTCTCCCTCCTGCGCCACCATGAAATTGATGTAGCCATTGTCTCGCTGCCGAACGAGCCGGAGAAGGGACTGCAGATCGTACCGCTGATCGAAGACGAGCTGCAGCTGGTGATGAATCCGCAGCATCCGCTGGCATCCGCCGAGCCGCTCAGCGCCGGGCAGCTGGAGGGCGAGGTCTTCCTGCTCCATGAGCAAGGCTCCACCTCCCGGCAGCTGGCCGAGGAGTGGGCTGCCTACATCGGGCTGCAGTTCCAGTCGGTGATGGAGCTTGGCGCAATCGAGACAATCAAGGAGACGCTGAAGTTCAATCCCGGCATCGGGGTGCTGCCGCTGCGCAGCGTGCTCAAGGAGACTGCCGCCGGAGAGCTAATCCGGCGCCCTCTTCCGGGTGAAGGCTACGCCAACCGCAGGCATATTTGCCTGGCTTACCGGGACGAGCCTATCTACGCTGCACACATCCGCAGCTTCATCGAGTTCATCCGCGGCTCGGGCGCGCCGCGCGCCGGGGAAGCGGAGTAGCGGCGGGCGCGAGGCGGGCGCGATTCAGGGGCACTTCTGCCCCTGTTTTCCTCTTATCGCCTGCTTTTGGCGATATTAGGGGCACTTCTGCCCCTGTTTTCCTCTTATCGCCTGCTTTTGGCGATATCAGGGGCACTTGTGCACCATATGAGGGAAAAGTCACTCTAATGTTACCCAATTGCGGCTTCCGAGCAGCATATAGGGGAAAAGTCACTCTAACGTTACCCAATTGCGGCTTTCGAGCAGCATATAGAGGGAAAAGTCCCTCTAACGTTACCCAATTGCGGCTTTCGAGCAGCATATAGAGGGAAAAGTCCCTCTAACGTTACCCAATTGCGGCTTTCGAGCAGCATATAGAGGGAAAAGTCAGTCTATTTTCAGCCAAATGTAAGCTCAATCTGGTTACTTACGGACATCACAGACCTTATTCGCCACTTTCAAGCTCCGAATGTCACTTTTTCGGCAAAATAACGGCGCTGGTGTCCGCAAGGATAAGTCTCAGGTGCTTTTCCGCTGGTTAAGGTCTCTCATGTCCGTAACGTTAGCCTAGCTAGCTGGAATAACCGTTGCAGGACTGTCTACTCCCAATCCGCTACACCCTGCTGACCGCATACTCACCTGATTCAGCACATCGTCAGCACGCCAACACATAAGCAACAAACACTCAAACACGCAGGAACACACATACACCAGCACACTAGCAATCTGTAACTCGTCTTCGCAAACCTTTGAACTGCAATAAAAAAAGCACACCAGACAGCAGTCCGCTGCCCGGTGTACTTGTTCATCTCCTATCCCCACTCTGCTTATACGCGCCGATTCCTGCTTCCGCTACGTGTCCGATCCCGCTTCCGCTTACACGCATCCGACAGCGCTTCTCCTTACACGCTGCTCTTCAGTGACGCTTCCAGCTGCTGCAGCTGCTCGATCTGATGCAGATGATTCAGCAGCTGCTGGTAGTGGTCGGCTTTCTTCTGGACGGTGAGGACCAGTTTCTGGAACTGTCCATCATCCTGTCCCGATTTCTCCAGAATACGCAGCAGGTCATCATTGATCTGCTCCACATCCTCCAGGCTGCTCTCCTGGGACTCCTGGATTTTCTCCAGATGCTGGAATACCTCTTCCTCTGCTTCGACAATCTCGTTCATATATACAGTCGACTGGCTGATCTTCGCATTGGTCTCCGTCATGGCCTGTGTCCCGTCACCGGATTTGCGGTGCAGCCGCTCCATCACTTCGGTCATTCCCGTAAGGGAGCCCATGATATCCTTCACATGGATGCGGGTGCTGTCGGCCAGCTTGCGGATTTCCGTAGCCACGACGCCGAAGCCAAGTCCATGCTCACCTGCACGCGCCGCCTCAATCGCCGCATTCAGCGACAAGAGATTGGTCTGCTGGGCAATATCTGTAATGATCTTCGTCAGCTGCTCAATACTCCGGAAATGCTGCCGCAGCTCATCATTTAGACTGACGAATTCCGTAAATACCGCAGAGGCCTTCTGCATTTCAGCAGAAATCTGGATATTGGCTTCCTTGGCAAATTCGATTTTGTTGGAGGAGAAGGAGAGACTGCCGTACATTTCATTAATAAGCTCTTCAGTCTGCTCACTGTTAGCCTTCAGATGCTCCAGCCGCAGCTGGGTTCCGCCTACCTGGCTGATCAGTTCGCCGCCGCCTGCACGCAAGGCTGCAAACTCCTCAACCATACGTCCCTCTTCCTTCAGAATCTCAGCAGTCTCACGGCGGATCTCAGCGGACAGAGTATATGCATGAGTGCCATAGGATACCTGGACTGATGCACCAGCAGGTGCAGAGGCTGCGCCGGAACCTGCCTGACCCTGGGAGGCTGCAGCACCGGAATCAGAACCGCCCGCTCCATCCGCCGCTGCTGCGGTTACCGGCCCGGGAGCACCGGAGCCTTCAGTATGAGTGTATGTATTGTGAGCCGCCGCATTGTCTGCGGCAGTTTTTTTTGCCCATGTAGTGCGCAATCTGGTTATCCATTGCATAATCCTTCTTCTCTCCCTTATTCAACCAGCAGCAGAATCATGGTCTGGTTGGCATGCTTTTTATAATATTGTTCTCCGAAGCTGATGAAGCCGGTAATATTACTGCAGAATCCAAGCATCTGATCATCAAATGCAGGCCAAAGATTATCCCGCTTAAACAGCTGGTCGCGCAGAGTGCAGTTAATATTAAGCACAAAGGAAGGCTTGTACGGACTGCTGCCAAGTGTCTCCTCCAGCACAGCCAGCGGATCTGCAGAGCTTAGCACCTCCACATAAGTACTAGACATAACCTGACTGTAAAATGTGACAGAGCCATCCGCATTGATAACCATCGGAGAGGCGATAATCAGATCGTCCTCGTATCTTTTGCCGAGCGGGCTGCTCAGGAAATGGTCTGCCAGCTCCTCCACCGGGACACCAATCACACGCGCATATTCTTCGGCGGCCGGACGTCCGTTAAAGGAATATACCCTTCTGCCAAAAAGATCCGCTTCTGTCACGAGCATTGTCTTCCCGGTAGGAACATAAATGTTCTCCTTCACCAGTACCGTACGTGCAGACATGTCGAAGAAAATCCCCAGGTTACGCACCCTCCGGCTTCCTATATAAATATAGGTTTCTCCTTGCCCGTCGTCCGCCGCACTCCCGCCGATAATCTTGAACTCCGGGGCAATGAAGAAAAGTGACGAGAGTATAGATTCCTCCATTGCCCCCTGCCCGTCGCACAACAGCAGCATGAAGGCATTGACGTTGTCTTTGACCTTGTTATACGCCGCGCTTAGCTCACTGCCGCTGAGAACGGGCGGATGCAGAATTTCTACAACCCGGGTCCGGCCTGACTCATATTCGAATCCTGTGACCGCACCGCTCCGGTAGCCCTGCGGGGTATATTCGCCTTTAGTCGAGCAGAGAACGGCTTGTGGAGGTGCATACTGCGACAGTTCTCTGACAACTGCAGCGGAAGCAAATAATACCAGCCCCCGGCTGCTGTCCAGCGCCTCCAGATGGTGCCGCGCTGCGTCAAGTGTGGTGAAAGATAAAGCTTTCATTAAATATAACAACCTTCCTTCACGGGATCTCCCCTAGTAAACTAACTGTTACTGAAAAATTAAGCTTTAATTTTCAATTCTTCTTATGGTAAATCCAGAACCAGGCTTATTGTCTGTGAACAATGTCGCAATCCCTCGGCTAAAGCCGGAATTCCTCGAATAAATACCTTGTTGCGGAGCAGCGGAGGTTGAGTATGTCCCGTAGAGGCTGTATCATAACAGCATGAACATACGGGATTTCATCCATTGTCTACTTATAGCAGAAGAGTGAGGAGGTGCAGATAATGACTTATTCACAACGCTCCAGCCACCCCGCTGCTGCATCAGACTATACCTATCTGGAATATCAAATCGGGATGGCTGCGGATGAGCTGTCAGAGGCGGAACAGGAGAATGACGAAGCCCGGGCTGAGGCCATCCGCGTTAAGCTGGCTGGTCTGGAAGAAGAGCTGGCGAAGCTTGAGGATTAAGGCACATACAGTAACAATAGTGTATATGATAATGATTATCAATGATAAAAAGCGCACTATTCGGCTAATTAGCTCAACCCGGCGATACTGCCCGGCGGGTCCTGATCGCAGGCTATGCCCGGCAGGCTCTCTCCAGCAGGCTCTGCACAGCTGGGCATAGCGAACGATCCCCGCAGCCGGGGCTCTGCACTTCAACAAAAGAGGCGATCCCGGTCACTGCCTCCCGGGATCGCCTCTTTTTGTCTTACCCTGAACGTCAGCCCAATTTCACCAGGCTGTAGTTCTTCTTGCCTTTGCGGACAATGATGAATCTTCCGCCGATGGCCTGCTCTGCAGTAATCTCTGTCTCCAGCTCGTTCACACGCTCGCCGTTAATGGAGATGGCCCCTTTGGTGATATCCTCGCGCGCCTGGCGTTTGGATGGCTCAATGCCCAGATCCACCAGCCAGTCCACGATGTTCTTCGTTTCCTTATCCGCAGTGAAGGTCGGCATTTCCTTGAAGCCTTCCTCGATCTCGTCAGCAGTCAGCGAGCGGATATCGCCGCTGAACAGCGCTGCGGTGATGCGCTTAGCCTGCTCCAGCAGCTCTTCACCATGCACGAACCGGGTCATTTCTTCGGCCAGTGTTTTTTGCGCCTCGCGTTTATGCGGCTCGGTCGCTACCTTCTCCGCCAGCGCCTCGATCTCCTCTTTGCTCAGGAAGGTGAAGTATTTCAGGTATTTCACCACATCGCGGTCATCGCTGTTCGCCCAGAACTGGTAGAACTCGTAAGGCGTAGTCTGCTTCGGATCGAGCCAGATTGCACCGCCGGCGGATTTGCCGAACTTGGTGCCGTCTGCCTTAAGCATCAGCGGGATGGTCAGGCCGAAGGCTTTGGCTTCGGCGCCTTCTTTTTTACGGATCAGGTCGAGGCCGCTGGTGATATTGCCCCACTGGTCGGAACCGCCGACCTGCAGCTGCACATCCTCATTCTGGAACAGATGCAGGTAATCGATGGACTGCAGGATCTGGTAGGAGAACTCGGTGAACGAGATCCCGCTGTCCAGACGGCTTGCGACAACATCCTTGGCCAGCATCGTGTTGATGCTGAAGTTTTTGCCGAAATCACGCAGGAACTCAATAACATTGATGTTCTTGGTCCAGTCGTAATTGTTAACCATCCGCACCTGATTGTCGTTCTCGGTAACGAACAGCTTCTTCATCTGCGCCGTAAGCGCATCAACATTCTCCTGCACCTGCTCCAGCGTCTGCAGGGAACGTTCGCTCTGGCGTCCGCTCGGATCGCCGATCGTTCCGGTAGCCCCGCCGATCAGAATAACCGGACGGTGGCCCGCCAGCTGGAAGCGTCTAAGCACCATAAAAGGAATCAGATGGCCGATATGCATGCTGTTGCCTGTCGGGTCCACGCCGCAATACAGCGACACAGCCTTACCTTCTGTCAGTTCGCGCAGTCCGTCTGCGTCTGTCTGCTGGTTAATGGCGTCGCGCCACAATAGCTCGTCGATAATGTTCAACATATACAGCCCCTTTGTTTGTTTGGTTTGGTTATCCCGTGATATTCATTGAAAATCAAACAGCCAGCTCACCGGACCCGGCAGCTATTCTCCGCAGAGCAGTAACGGTCTCGCCGTCCTGAAAGGGACGGAACAACAAAAAATCGCCCCTTGTCTGTTCAGACACAGGGACGATTGTAATTAACCGTGTTACCACCCAAATTGCACGGACCGCCTACTAAAGCTATTATCCGTACCACTCTTAGCGAGTTATCGTTCGCTTAGCTCCGCTTGGCATTACCCAAGATACTCCCGAGATGTAATTCGCAGTCCAATGTGTGTACCGGGTTCCATCAACCCCCGGCTTTCTGTGAACAGGGACAAGTCTGCTACTGGCTCGTTCAATGTATACCAACTATAAGATTACAGAAAGTATAGCCGCTTCTAAAATAGATGTCAATGCAGGAATGACACTCCCCGGAATCCAGCCTATTCCAGATCTGCGCCATTGGAGGCAATGACCTTCTTGTACCAGTGGAAGCTCATCTTCTTCTTCCGGTCCAGCGTACCGTTGCCTTCGTCATCCTGATCGACGTAGATGACCCCGTAGCGTTTGGACATCTCGGAGGTCGAGGCGCTGATAATGTCTATCGCTCCCCAGGCGGTGTAGCCCATGACCTCTACCCCGTCCAGCACGGCTTCCTTGACCGCTGTTATATGCTTCCGCAAGTAATCAATCCGGTAATCGTCCCGGATGGTGCCGTCCTCTTCCACCTTATCCTTAGCCCCCAGCCCGTTCTCCACCACAAACAGCGGCAGCTGGTAACGGTCATACAGCTCTTTCAGGACAATCCGTAAGCCGGTCGGATCAAGCTGCCAGCCCCACTCGGTAATCTTCAGGTTCGGGTTCTTCACTGTGCTGAACAGATTGCCGCCGGTCACGCCGTATTTCTCCGGATTCACAGTAGAGATCAGGGAAGTGTAATAGCTGAAGGAAATGAAGTCTACCGTGTTCTCACGCAGCAGCTGCTCATCGCCCGGCTCTGTCACAAGCACAATATTATTGTCGGCAAAATAACGCTGCATGAACGGAGGATAGCTTCCCCGCGCCTGCACATCCGTATGCATCAGGTTAAGCTGGTTGTCTACTTGGGCCTGCAGCACATCCTCGGGATCACTGGTTGCCGGGTAATGGATCATCCGCGCCAGCATGCAGCCGATGCGGAATTCCGGGTTAATCTCCCGCCCTCTGCGGGTCGCCAGGCTGCTGGCTACGAACTGGTGATGCAGCGCCTGATAGGACGCCTCGCGGATGTTATCGACCTTATCCTCCACCACACCGCCGCCGGTAAACGGCTCGATGACGGTAGTGTTGATCTCATTGAAGGTCAGCCAGTATTTGACTTTATCCTTGTATCTGGTCATGACCGTCTCGGCATATTTCTCGTAAAAAGCAATCACCTTACGGTTCTTCCAGCCCCCGTAATTCAGCACCAGCGACATCGGCATTTCGTAGTGGGAGAGGGTTACGAGCGGCTCGATACCATAC encodes:
- a CDS encoding extracellular solute-binding protein, whose product is MKRNWRKTAGAAAGVLSLLAVTACGGQNQNAADAAANGSNQAAATASAAADAGTNSGTGTGAGTETLTVYLNDFDAVIGDMFEKKTGIKLNIVSGNGAEIMSRIEAEQGNPQWDVVWIDAMPSIYGLDAKEQLLTGWTPDNVAGLKDNYESLIPADGAYYPTGAHAAGIIVYNKDKISGTDIPASWEDLKNAAYKGRLGMADPAIAAPAYPFVASFFEDKGIDGGKEYFNSLMEQGLRVYPKNPQVVQALTSGEIEIAALQESNAYSMLDAGEPVELVWPEDGAPASVRVAAIQKDTEHADAAKQFVSFLLEPEVQQELIDSGDESYFEPSAEGANPKADRAADAKLNFTDAAWASGHEAEIKQWFADQAVQ
- a CDS encoding FIST N-terminal domain-containing protein yields the protein MKALSFTTLDAARHHLEALDSSRGLVLFASAAVVRELSQYAPPQAVLCSTKGEYTPQGYRSGAVTGFEYESGRTRVVEILHPPVLSGSELSAAYNKVKDNVNAFMLLLCDGQGAMEESILSSLFFIAPEFKIIGGSAADDGQGETYIYIGSRRVRNLGIFFDMSARTVLVKENIYVPTGKTMLVTEADLFGRRVYSFNGRPAAEEYARVIGVPVEELADHFLSSPLGKRYEDDLIIASPMVINADGSVTFYSQVMSSTYVEVLSSADPLAVLEETLGSSPYKPSFVLNINCTLRDQLFKRDNLWPAFDDQMLGFCSNITGFISFGEQYYKKHANQTMILLLVE
- a CDS encoding methyl-accepting chemotaxis protein; translation: MRTTWAKKTAADNAAAHNTYTHTEGSGAPGPVTAAAADGAGGSDSGAAASQGQAGSGAASAPAGASVQVSYGTHAYTLSAEIRRETAEILKEEGRMVEEFAALRAGGGELISQVGGTQLRLEHLKANSEQTEELINEMYGSLSFSSNKIEFAKEANIQISAEMQKASAVFTEFVSLNDELRQHFRSIEQLTKIITDIAQQTNLLSLNAAIEAARAGEHGLGFGVVATEIRKLADSTRIHVKDIMGSLTGMTEVMERLHRKSGDGTQAMTETNAKISQSTVYMNEIVEAEEEVFQHLEKIQESQESSLEDVEQINDDLLRILEKSGQDDGQFQKLVLTVQKKADHYQQLLNHLHQIEQLQQLEASLKSSV
- a CDS encoding ABC transporter permease subunit, with product MLRALNVNRLGWMVSILLAVLVLCPLAAVIIQVLLPGVFFGNLNFGDLSLLLDVFNRPLWRKSLENSLLLGLGTTLLGTVLGTVLAVARSRWKFAGATALDAAAWILFIMPSFILAQGWIMFSAGNGLVASLLGWKWVSGAVFSPAGLIAVMTFSKFPLAYLTVRAAMEWKMEMLSQAARLCGARPLRVWLSIEAPLLLPSICSGALLVFMDTIGDFGLPSAIAVVYRFPTLPYSIYSAIYTSPIRFDMAGVLSLYLVLLILLAIAAQFYILRRSRYDILTGRAERMVPAAAGSYHWLLSGAVALLLIIVIGIPIGSSIVMSLLQVQSDGLVRGNLTLQHYAELFRHGADLFPGIGRSLAIAAAASLIGLIIGLGAAFILSYSRFRFKKAIEAATLISFAVPGVVLGIGYIFVWNQKWLEVLGLRLYGKPSILVLAAIAGAIPVITRVITGSMAKVPEQLLDAAQMQGASLISRMRRILLPLIRGALVSGALAAFGSCVFDLAVNSILFPPNFVTLPIVIDDAFEDMRFGYASAATVTGGGIIVLILILIESLFKRKGAKS
- a CDS encoding ABC transporter ATP-binding protein; amino-acid sequence: MRESQAVAGGVTPLLEISNLQKSYGDYQALSSLNLAMQEGEIISVLGPSGCGKSTLLQLVAGLSRPDGGEIRLHGKSIATASKMLPPEKRGINMVFQDYALWPHMNVFDNVAYGLKEKRLPAQQIKDKVAGALALLQLEGFERRLPPQLSGGQQQRVAIARALVTEPRLMLLDEPLSNLDMRLRVEMRTEMSVLFRRLKMSVFHVTHDPEEAFAMADKLLLMRSGAIDQFDTPYACYHKPASRQAASLLGAINVLQGEPAGTAADPVIRCSAGLLSGTLCGPGSQWSAGGRAELRFRPEAVTLLPAETPAASEESADKKLNVLEASVIHCTFEGTKWRILAETPAHERIYLFSEDGLEAGRVIRMQLPDHAAYLYGL
- a CDS encoding 6-phospho-beta-glucosidase produces the protein MTTFPDGFLWGGAIAANQAEGAYDADGKGLSTADMVPYFKKKDYTNLKELMHVTSESIERAMQHGSAEGYPKRYGIDFYHRFKEDIALFGELGFKVFRMSINWSRIFPNGDDAGPNEKGLQFYDDMFDEMHKYGIEPLVTLSHYEMPMSLVLNYGGWKNRKVIAFYEKYAETVMTRYKDKVKYWLTFNEINTTVIEPFTGGGVVEDKVDNIREASYQALHHQFVASSLATRRGREINPEFRIGCMLARMIHYPATSDPEDVLQAQVDNQLNLMHTDVQARGSYPPFMQRYFADNNIVLVTEPGDEQLLRENTVDFISFSYYTSLISTVNPEKYGVTGGNLFSTVKNPNLKITEWGWQLDPTGLRIVLKELYDRYQLPLFVVENGLGAKDKVEEDGTIRDDYRIDYLRKHITAVKEAVLDGVEVMGYTAWGAIDIISASTSEMSKRYGVIYVDQDDEGNGTLDRKKKMSFHWYKKVIASNGADLE
- a CDS encoding LysR family transcriptional regulator, whose product is MNLQQLKVFLEVMRRDTLQEAADQLELTQPTVSFHLRKLEESLGVQLFRKQSRKLIRTEAAEELLPYARRVASMMEEAAERMRARSGDAHSRLKLGASYTPATYFLPPFLADYKRGHPDTDLLLTVKKADTILSLLRHHEIDVAIVSLPNEPEKGLQIVPLIEDELQLVMNPQHPLASAEPLSAGQLEGEVFLLHEQGSTSRQLAEEWAAYIGLQFQSVMELGAIETIKETLKFNPGIGVLPLRSVLKETAAGELIRRPLPGEGYANRRHICLAYRDEPIYAAHIRSFIEFIRGSGAPRAGEAE
- the tyrS gene encoding tyrosine--tRNA ligase; amino-acid sequence: MNIIDELLWRDAINQQTDADGLRELTEGKAVSLYCGVDPTGNSMHIGHLIPFMVLRRFQLAGHRPVILIGGATGTIGDPSGRQSERSLQTLEQVQENVDALTAQMKKLFVTENDNQVRMVNNYDWTKNINVIEFLRDFGKNFSINTMLAKDVVASRLDSGISFTEFSYQILQSIDYLHLFQNEDVQLQVGGSDQWGNITSGLDLIRKKEGAEAKAFGLTIPLMLKADGTKFGKSAGGAIWLDPKQTTPYEFYQFWANSDDRDVVKYLKYFTFLSKEEIEALAEKVATEPHKREAQKTLAEEMTRFVHGEELLEQAKRITAALFSGDIRSLTADEIEEGFKEMPTFTADKETKNIVDWLVDLGIEPSKRQAREDITKGAISINGERVNELETEITAEQAIGGRFIIVRKGKKNYSLVKLG